From Apteryx mantelli isolate bAptMan1 chromosome 14, bAptMan1.hap1, whole genome shotgun sequence, the proteins below share one genomic window:
- the NDFIP1 gene encoding NEDD4 family-interacting protein 1: MAAAAAEPSSGRYQQLQNEEEPGETAPVVNDAPPPYSSISAENAAYFDYKDESGFPKPPSYNVATTLPSYDEAERTKAEATIPLVPGREDDFVTRDDFDDTDQLRIGNDGIFMLTFFMAFLFNWIGFFLSFCLTTSAAGRYGAISGFGLSLIKWILIVRFSTYFPGYFDGQYWLWWVFLVLGFLLFLRGFINYAKVRKMPDTFSTLPRTRVLFIY, translated from the exons atggcggccgcggccgccgagcCCAGCAGCGGCCGCTACCAGCAg CTGCAGAATGAAGAGGAGCCAGGCGAGACTGCGCCAGTGGTAAACGATGCCCCTCCGCCTTACAGCAGCATTTCTGCGGAGAATGCAG CTTATTTTGACTACAAGGATGAGTCAGGATTTCCAAAGCCTCCCTCTTACAACGTGGCCACAACACTGCCTAGTTATGATGAAGCAGAGAGAACTAAGGCTGAAGCTACGATTCCGTTGGTTCCTGGAAGA GAGGATGACTTTGTGACACGGGATGACTTTGATGATACTGATCAGCTGAGGATAGGAAATGATGGCATTTTCATGCTAACTTTCTTCA TGGCGTTCCTCTTCAACTGGATTggattcttcctctctttctgtctGACTACTTCAGCTGCAGGACGATATGGGGCCATTTCTGGGTTTGGTCTGTCTCTTATTAAGTGGATCCTGATTGTCAGG ttctcCACCTATTTCCCGGGTTACTTTGATGGTCAGTATTGGCTTTGGTGGGTTTTCCTTGTACTAG gttttctgctgtttctcagaGGATTTATTAATTATGCAAAGGTTAGGAAGATGCCAGATACTTTTTCCACTCTCCCCAGGACCAGAGTTCTCTTTATTTACTAA